The following coding sequences are from one Musa acuminata AAA Group cultivar baxijiao chromosome BXJ1-6, Cavendish_Baxijiao_AAA, whole genome shotgun sequence window:
- the LOC103986581 gene encoding protein FAR1-RELATED SEQUENCE 5 isoform X1 — translation MSSKNYWSGWKDSLQQSKTEKMYAFGGCSRKRNKKTSVAPAVVFTPVQPVTHVPVHVGGHPPTLQSLVQMWPSPLVILSPTVPWAAQPSIPSTSEHSSVQNDPDKERMADMASAGVTTILGDASNAKWLPRVDMLFDSETDAYDFYNTYAENEGFIVRRSKSTVSTKNIITKRTFVCSREGFREKKKGEKEAKCPRPVTRIGCPACMTIRLTPNGKYRVTEFVPNHNHQLAMVATYDKLRAKKLRRNARVARADLVDDTVRLPEFESEDEAYEFYSAYAGRMGFRVRKTSATISAENVVTRRMFVCSREGFREQKKGEKRVKKPRKEFRTGCPACMVIRISSTGKYRVTEFVTFHNHQLEAPSSAEILTSETAENGADHVLNTVNESADDDAQKHINSPQCSTLVPPGYKNYLRSKRMKAIQMGDAGATLEYLQRMQEDSSSFYYAIQVDKDDNLTNVFWADAKSVMDFCYFGDVVCFDTTYKVLDYDRPFALFTGTNHHKQTVIFGAALLYDESVESLKWLLESFKTAMSGKQPKTILTDRCAVLSEAIAAVLPATNHRYCVWHIYQNAIVQLSQVFHGSRTLGYDFRRCLFDCEDEEEFLKEWEAMCGKYDLIDNKWMATLFEEREKWALVYGRETFYADMKSAQQKESMNTELKKYLCNKTELLGFFEHYERILSEKRCAELQADINANQSNQKPPPMRMLRQAANVYTPAAYKMFEREFELYMDCILYGCNEVGTISEYKVMIEEKAMDHLVKSDSFDGSVTCSCKKFEFLGIQCCHVLKVLDTQNIKELPPQYILKRWRKDAKTRGLSEDSIFSFDCFPQSSLAKRYSSLCRIFSIAAALAAKTIDSYAFLESHSEVLSNQLNQVLQSRSLEMPAMIPAPCDQLQNPVESMVAESLR, via the exons AACTATTGGTCCGGTTGGAAGGATTCCTTGCAACAAAGTAAGACAGAGAAGATGTATGCATTTGGTGGTTGCAGTAGGAAGAGGAATAAGAAAACTTCTGTTGCCCCTGCTGTAGTTTTTACTCCTGTGCAACCTGTCACACATGTACCTGTACATGTTGGTGGCCATCCACCTACACTACAATCATTAGTTCAGATGTGGCCAAGCCCTCTTGTCATATTGTCTCCAACAGTACCATGGGCTGCACAACCATCTATTCCATCAACATCGGAACATTCATCTGTGCAAAATGATCCTGACAAG GAAAGGATGGCGGACATGGCAAGTGCTGGCGTTACTACTATACTGGGGGATGCTAGTAATGCAAAATGGCTACCAAGGGTTGATATGTTGTTTGACAGTGAAACTGATGCATACGACTTCTATAATACATATGCTGAGAATGAAGGTTTCATTGTGCGAAGATCAAAGTCAACAGTATCAACAAAGAATATCATCACTAAGAGGACATTTGTGTGCTCGAGAGAAGGCTTTCGAGAGAagaaaaaaggagagaaagaggCCAAGTGTCCACGACCTGTAACAAGAATTGGTTGCCCAGCATGCATGACCATTAGGCTTACACCTAATGGCAAATATCGCGTGACAGAATTTGTACCAAACCACAACCATCAACTTGCAATGGTAGCTACCTATGATAAATTGAGGGCGAAGAAGCTGAGGCGCAATGCTCGAGTTGCAAGAGCGGATTTGGTGGATGATACAGTGAGGCTACCGGAGTTTGAAAGTGAAGATGAGGCCTATGAATTCTACAGTGCATATGCTGGAAGGATGGGATTCCGTGTTCGAAAAACAAGTGCAACAATTAGTGCCGAAAATGTAGTCACTAGAAGGATGTTTGTTTGCTCAAGAGAAGGATTCCGTGAGcagaaaaaaggagaaaagagagtAAAGAAACCACGAAAAGAATTTAGAACTGGTTGTCCTGCCTGTATGGTCATTAGAATATCATCAACTGGCAAATATCGCGTAACTGAATTTGTTACTTTTCATAACCATCAGCTAGAAGCTCCATCATCCGCTGAGATCTTGACGTCTGAGACTGCAGAAAATGGTGCAGATCATGTTTTGAACACAGTCAATGAATCTGCAGATGATGATGCCCAGAAGCACATCAATAGTCCACAATGTAGTACCTTGGTTCCTCCAGGTTATAAAAACTATCTAAGATCTAAGCGAATGAAGGCTATTCAAATGGGTGATGCTGGTGCTACATTGGAGTATCTGCAAAGGATGCAAGAAGATAGCTCATCATTCTACTATGCAATACAAGTTGATAAGGATGACAATTTAACCAATGTCTTTTGGGCAGATGCAAAGTCTGTAATGGACTTCTGTTACTTTGGTGATGTTGTATGCTTTGACACGACCTACAAGGTGCTTGATTATGATCGGCCGTTTGCATTATTTACCGGTACTAATCATCATAAACAGACCGTTATTTTTGGTGCtgctttgctttatgatgaaagcGTGGAATCTTTGAAGTGGTTGTTGGAGAGTTTCAAGACAgcaatgagtggaaaacagcctaAGACAATCTTAACGGACCGTTGTGCTGTGTTAAGTGAGGCGATAGCTGCAGTTTTGCCAGCTACAAACCATCGCTACTGTGTTTGGCATATTTACCAAAATGCTATTGTACAACTAAGTCAAGTATTTCATGGATCGAGAACTTTAGGATATGACTTCAGGAGATGCCTCTTTGATTGTGAAGATGAGGAGGAGTTTTTGAAAGAATGGGAAGCAATGTGTGGTAAGTATGATCTTATAGACAATAAATGGATGGCTACTCTGTTTGAGGAAAGAGAGAAATGGGCGTTGGTATATGGACGAGAAACATTTTATGCGGATATGAAGAGTGCTCAACAGAAGGAGAGCATGAATACTGAGCTAAAGAAATATTTATGCAACAAAACTGAACTACTGGGCTTTTTTGAGCATTATGAAAGAATACTATCCGAGAAACGATGTGCTGAACTACAAGCTGATATTAATGCTAACCAGAGTAACCAAAAGCCACCACCTATGCGCATGCTGAGGCAAGCTGCAAATGTTTACACTCCAGCTGCATATAAAATGTTTGAAAGGGAATTTGAACTGTACATGGATTGTATTTTGTATGGTTGCAATGAAGTAGGGACAATATCTGAATACAAGGTTATGATCGAGGAGAAAGCTATGGATCATTTGGTGAAATCTGATTCTTTTGATGGTTCTGTGACTTGCAGTTGCAAGAAATTTGAGTTTCTTGGGATTCAATGCTGTCATGTATTAAAAGTGCTAGATACTCAAAATATCAAAGAACTTCCGCCGCAGTACATATTGAAGCGGTGGAGGAAGGATGCAAAGACCAGAGGTTTAAGTGAAGACTCTATATTCTCATTTGATTGCTTTCCTCAATCATCACTGGCAAAACGTTATAGCTCTCTATGCCGCATTTTCAGTATTGCAGCAGCACTTGCAGCTAAAACTATAGATTCATATGCATTCCTTGAAAGCCACTCAGAGGTGCTTAGCAATCAGTTAAACCAAGTTTTACAATCAAGATCCCTCGAGATGCCTGCTATGATTCCCGCCCCATGCGATCAACTACAAAATCCAGTTGAGAGCATGGTTGCTGAAAGTCTTCGGTAG
- the LOC103986581 gene encoding protein FAR1-RELATED SEQUENCE 5 isoform X2 — MADMASAGVTTILGDASNAKWLPRVDMLFDSETDAYDFYNTYAENEGFIVRRSKSTVSTKNIITKRTFVCSREGFREKKKGEKEAKCPRPVTRIGCPACMTIRLTPNGKYRVTEFVPNHNHQLAMVATYDKLRAKKLRRNARVARADLVDDTVRLPEFESEDEAYEFYSAYAGRMGFRVRKTSATISAENVVTRRMFVCSREGFREQKKGEKRVKKPRKEFRTGCPACMVIRISSTGKYRVTEFVTFHNHQLEAPSSAEILTSETAENGADHVLNTVNESADDDAQKHINSPQCSTLVPPGYKNYLRSKRMKAIQMGDAGATLEYLQRMQEDSSSFYYAIQVDKDDNLTNVFWADAKSVMDFCYFGDVVCFDTTYKVLDYDRPFALFTGTNHHKQTVIFGAALLYDESVESLKWLLESFKTAMSGKQPKTILTDRCAVLSEAIAAVLPATNHRYCVWHIYQNAIVQLSQVFHGSRTLGYDFRRCLFDCEDEEEFLKEWEAMCGKYDLIDNKWMATLFEEREKWALVYGRETFYADMKSAQQKESMNTELKKYLCNKTELLGFFEHYERILSEKRCAELQADINANQSNQKPPPMRMLRQAANVYTPAAYKMFEREFELYMDCILYGCNEVGTISEYKVMIEEKAMDHLVKSDSFDGSVTCSCKKFEFLGIQCCHVLKVLDTQNIKELPPQYILKRWRKDAKTRGLSEDSIFSFDCFPQSSLAKRYSSLCRIFSIAAALAAKTIDSYAFLESHSEVLSNQLNQVLQSRSLEMPAMIPAPCDQLQNPVESMVAESLR; from the coding sequence ATGGCGGACATGGCAAGTGCTGGCGTTACTACTATACTGGGGGATGCTAGTAATGCAAAATGGCTACCAAGGGTTGATATGTTGTTTGACAGTGAAACTGATGCATACGACTTCTATAATACATATGCTGAGAATGAAGGTTTCATTGTGCGAAGATCAAAGTCAACAGTATCAACAAAGAATATCATCACTAAGAGGACATTTGTGTGCTCGAGAGAAGGCTTTCGAGAGAagaaaaaaggagagaaagaggCCAAGTGTCCACGACCTGTAACAAGAATTGGTTGCCCAGCATGCATGACCATTAGGCTTACACCTAATGGCAAATATCGCGTGACAGAATTTGTACCAAACCACAACCATCAACTTGCAATGGTAGCTACCTATGATAAATTGAGGGCGAAGAAGCTGAGGCGCAATGCTCGAGTTGCAAGAGCGGATTTGGTGGATGATACAGTGAGGCTACCGGAGTTTGAAAGTGAAGATGAGGCCTATGAATTCTACAGTGCATATGCTGGAAGGATGGGATTCCGTGTTCGAAAAACAAGTGCAACAATTAGTGCCGAAAATGTAGTCACTAGAAGGATGTTTGTTTGCTCAAGAGAAGGATTCCGTGAGcagaaaaaaggagaaaagagagtAAAGAAACCACGAAAAGAATTTAGAACTGGTTGTCCTGCCTGTATGGTCATTAGAATATCATCAACTGGCAAATATCGCGTAACTGAATTTGTTACTTTTCATAACCATCAGCTAGAAGCTCCATCATCCGCTGAGATCTTGACGTCTGAGACTGCAGAAAATGGTGCAGATCATGTTTTGAACACAGTCAATGAATCTGCAGATGATGATGCCCAGAAGCACATCAATAGTCCACAATGTAGTACCTTGGTTCCTCCAGGTTATAAAAACTATCTAAGATCTAAGCGAATGAAGGCTATTCAAATGGGTGATGCTGGTGCTACATTGGAGTATCTGCAAAGGATGCAAGAAGATAGCTCATCATTCTACTATGCAATACAAGTTGATAAGGATGACAATTTAACCAATGTCTTTTGGGCAGATGCAAAGTCTGTAATGGACTTCTGTTACTTTGGTGATGTTGTATGCTTTGACACGACCTACAAGGTGCTTGATTATGATCGGCCGTTTGCATTATTTACCGGTACTAATCATCATAAACAGACCGTTATTTTTGGTGCtgctttgctttatgatgaaagcGTGGAATCTTTGAAGTGGTTGTTGGAGAGTTTCAAGACAgcaatgagtggaaaacagcctaAGACAATCTTAACGGACCGTTGTGCTGTGTTAAGTGAGGCGATAGCTGCAGTTTTGCCAGCTACAAACCATCGCTACTGTGTTTGGCATATTTACCAAAATGCTATTGTACAACTAAGTCAAGTATTTCATGGATCGAGAACTTTAGGATATGACTTCAGGAGATGCCTCTTTGATTGTGAAGATGAGGAGGAGTTTTTGAAAGAATGGGAAGCAATGTGTGGTAAGTATGATCTTATAGACAATAAATGGATGGCTACTCTGTTTGAGGAAAGAGAGAAATGGGCGTTGGTATATGGACGAGAAACATTTTATGCGGATATGAAGAGTGCTCAACAGAAGGAGAGCATGAATACTGAGCTAAAGAAATATTTATGCAACAAAACTGAACTACTGGGCTTTTTTGAGCATTATGAAAGAATACTATCCGAGAAACGATGTGCTGAACTACAAGCTGATATTAATGCTAACCAGAGTAACCAAAAGCCACCACCTATGCGCATGCTGAGGCAAGCTGCAAATGTTTACACTCCAGCTGCATATAAAATGTTTGAAAGGGAATTTGAACTGTACATGGATTGTATTTTGTATGGTTGCAATGAAGTAGGGACAATATCTGAATACAAGGTTATGATCGAGGAGAAAGCTATGGATCATTTGGTGAAATCTGATTCTTTTGATGGTTCTGTGACTTGCAGTTGCAAGAAATTTGAGTTTCTTGGGATTCAATGCTGTCATGTATTAAAAGTGCTAGATACTCAAAATATCAAAGAACTTCCGCCGCAGTACATATTGAAGCGGTGGAGGAAGGATGCAAAGACCAGAGGTTTAAGTGAAGACTCTATATTCTCATTTGATTGCTTTCCTCAATCATCACTGGCAAAACGTTATAGCTCTCTATGCCGCATTTTCAGTATTGCAGCAGCACTTGCAGCTAAAACTATAGATTCATATGCATTCCTTGAAAGCCACTCAGAGGTGCTTAGCAATCAGTTAAACCAAGTTTTACAATCAAGATCCCTCGAGATGCCTGCTATGATTCCCGCCCCATGCGATCAACTACAAAATCCAGTTGAGAGCATGGTTGCTGAAAGTCTTCGGTAG